In Saccharomyces cerevisiae S288C chromosome V, complete sequence, one DNA window encodes the following:
- the PTC2 gene encoding type 2C protein phosphatase PTC2 (Type 2C protein phosphatase (PP2C); dephosphorylates Hog1p to limit maximal osmostress induced kinase activity; dephosphorylates Ire1p to downregulate the unfolded protein response; dephosphorylates Cdc28p; inactivates the DNA damage checkpoint; PTC2 has a paralog, PTC3, that arose from the whole genome duplication) encodes MGQILSNPVIDKESHSGADSLTAFGLCAMQGWRMSMEDSHILEPNVLTKSDKDHIAFYGIFDGHGGAKVAEYCGNKIVEILQEQKSFHEGNLPRALIDTFINTDVKLLQDPVMKEDHSGCTATSILVSKSQNLLVCGNAGDSRTVLATDGNAKALSYDHKPTLASEKSRIVAADGFVEMDRVNGNLALSRAIGDFEFKSNPKLGPEEQIVTCVPDILEHSLDYDRDEFVILACDGIWDCLTSQDCVDLVHLGLREGKTLNEISSRIIDVCCAPTTEGTGIGCDNMSIVVVALLKEGEDVAQWSDRMKSKAHRTSVRSFADKRRRVFSYYDFSKCNDEQVFAITTKKPQDKFTRDHEAAVASVTAADNDDPMDIDDTDADTDAENLDPSSQSKSKTSGPIDLASLEALLGATGGVKTDSNGNKVTYTLPQSALAQLLQTMGHDPASSHPENDSNTDHKAGRSHLQ; translated from the coding sequence atgggaCAAATTCTATCAAACCCGGTAATTGATAAAGAGAGCCACTCCGGTGCTGACTCCTTGACCGCGTTTGGACTGTGTGCAATGCAAGGGTGGCGGATGTCAATGGAGGATTCACACATTCTAGAGCCTAATGTTTTGACAAAGTCCGATAAGGACCATATTGCATTTTACGGTATATTCGATGGTCATGGTGGCGCTAAAGTAGCAGAATACTGTGGTAATAAAATAGTGGAGATCCTGCAAGAGCAGAAATCGTTCCATGAAGGAAATTTACCAAGGGCTTTGATTGATACTTTCATAAACACAGACGTGAAACTGTTACAAGATCCTGTGATGAAAGAAGACCATAGCGGATGTACGGCTACATCCATATTAGTATCAAAGTCCCAGAACTTGTTAGTATGTGGTAACGCTGGTGACAGTAGAACCGTACTCGCCACCGACGGGAACGCAAAGGCATTATCATACGATCACAAGCCCACTCTAGCAAGCGAAAAATCACGTATTGTGGCAGCTGATGGCTTCGTAGAAATGGATAGGGTCAACGGTAACTTGGCGCTCTCTCGTGCCATTGGTGATTTTGAGTTCAAATCCAACCCCAAATTGGGCCCCGAGGAGCAAATAGTGACATGTGTTCCGGACATTCTCGAGCATTCTCTAGATTACGATAGGGACGAGTTTGTAATCTTAGCCTGTGATGGTATCTGGGATTGTTTGACTTCCCAAGATTGTGTGGACTTGGTTCATCTCGGCCTTCGCGAAGGCAAGACATTGAATGAAATTTCTTCGCGGATCATCGATGTCTGTTGTGCTCCCACCACAGAGGGGACGGGTATTGGATGCGACAACATGAGTATAGTGGTTGTCGCGCTGCTGAAAGAAGGTGAAGACGTCGCTCAATGGAGCGACCGTATGAAGTCCAAGGCCCACCGCACATCAGTGCGTTCTTTTGCAGACAAGAGAAGAAGGGTGTTTAGTTACTACGATTTTTCCAAATGTAACGACGAACAGGTGTTCGCTATCACTACGAAGAAACCTCAGGACAAATTCACTCGCGACCACGAAGCCGCTGTGGCCTCGGTGACTGCCGCCGATAACGACGATCCAATGGACATAGACGACACGGACGCTGACACAGATGCAGAAAATCTTGACCCTTCCAGCCAATCCAAGAGCAAGACCTCCGGCCCCATTGATCTAGCATCCTTGGAGGCGCTACTTGGTGCTACAGGAGGAGTGAAGACAGACAGCAACGGGAACAAAGTCACCTACACTCTTCCCCAGTCTGCCTTGGCCCAACTGCTCCAAACCATGGGCCATGACCCGGCTTCCTCCCATCCCGAGAATGACAGTAACACTGACCACAAGGCCGGCCGTTCCCACTTGCAATGA
- the SBH1 gene encoding Arf family guanine nucleotide exchange factor SBH1 (Beta subunit of Sec61p ER translocation complex (Sec61p-Sss1p-Sbh1p); involved in protein translocation into the endoplasmic reticulum; interacts with the exocyst complex and also with Rtn1p; cotranslationally N-acetylated by NatA; SBH1 has a paralog, SBH2, that arose from the whole genome duplication), translating to MSSPTPPGGQRTLQKRKQGSSQKVAASAPKKNTNSNNSILKIYSDEATGLRVDPLVVLFLAVGFIFSVVALHVISKVAGKLF from the coding sequence ATGTCAAGCCCAACTCCTCCAGGTGGTCAACGTACTTTgcaaaagagaaaacaGGGAAGTTCACAAAAAGTTGCGGCATCCGctccaaagaaaaacacGAACAGCAATAATTcgattttgaagatttattCTGATGAGGCTACGGGACTAAGAGTAGATCCCTTAGTTGTGTTGTTTCTAGCGGTCGGTTTCATCTTTTCTGTTGTTGCATTACATGTTATTTCTAAAGTTGCCGGTAAGTTATTTtaa
- the TRP2 gene encoding anthranilate synthase TRP2 (Anthranilate synthase; catalyzes the initial step of tryptophan biosynthesis, forms multifunctional hetero-oligomeric anthranilate synthase:indole-3-glycerol phosphate synthase enzyme complex with Trp3p), which translates to MTASIKIQPDIDSLKQLQQQNDDSSINMYPVYAYLPSLDLTPHVAYLKLAQLNNPDRKESFLLESAKTNNELDRYSFIGISPRKTIKTGPTEGIETDPLEILEKEMSTFKVAENVPGLPKLSGGAIGYISYDCVRYFEPKTRRPLKDVLRLPEAYLMLCDTIIAFDNVFQRFQIIHNINTNETSLEEGYQAAAQIITDIVSKLTDDSSPIPYPEQPPIKLNQTFESNVGKEGYENHVSTLKKHIKKGDIIQGVPSQRVARPTSLHPFNIYRHLRTVNPSPYLFYIDCLDFQIIGASPELLCKSDSKNRVITHPIAGTVKRGATTEEDDALADQLRGSLKDRAEHVMLVDLARNDINRICDPLTTSVDKLLTIQKFSHVQHLVSQVSGVLRPEKTRFDAFRSIFPAGTVSGAPKVRAMELIAELEGERRGVYAGAVGHWSYDGKTMDNCIALRTMVYKDGIAYLQAGGGIVYDSDEYDEYVETMNKMMANHSTIVQAEELWADIVGSA; encoded by the coding sequence atGACCGCTTCCATCAAAATTCAACCGGATATTGACTCTCTAAAGCAATTACAGCAGCAAAATGACGATAGTTCCATAAATATGTATCCCGTGTATGCGTATTTGCCATCATTGGATCTGACTCCTCACGTGGCATATCTAAAATTGGCACAATTGAACAACCCTGATAGAAAGGAATCATTTCTGTTGGAAAGTGCTAAGACAAATAATGAATTAGATCGTTATTCATTCATAGGTATCTCGCCACGCAAGACCATCAAAACCGGTCCTACTGAAGGCATTGAAACAGATCctttggaaattttggaaaaggagATGTCTACCTTTAAAGTAGCCGAAAATGTTCCTGGTTTACCGAAATTAAGTGGTGGTGCTATTGGTTATATTTCTTATGACTGTGTTCGTTATTTCGAGccaaaaacaagaaggcCTTTGAAAGATGTCCTAAGACTTCCAGAGGCATATTTAATGCTTTGTGATACCATTATTGCCTTTGATAATGTTTTTCAGAGATTTCAAATCATTCATAACATTAATACCAATGAAACTTCGTTGGAGGAAGGTTACCAAGCTGCAGCACAAATAATCACTGATATCGTATCAAAGCTAACCGACGATTCCTCGCCAATACCATATCCAGAACAACCTCCTATTAAATTGAATCAAACTTTTGAATCGAATGTGGGCAAGGAAGGTTACGAAAATCACGTCTCCACTTTGAAGAAGCATATTAAGAAAGGTGATATTATTCAAGGTGTGCCATCGCAAAGAGTGGCAAGGCCAACTTCGTTACATCCTTTCAATATTTACAGACATTTACGTACAGTGAACCCATCTCCTTACCTGTTTTATATTGATTGTTTGgatttccaaatcattgGTGCATCTCCAGAATTGTTGTGCAAATCGGATTCCAAAAATAGAGTCATTACCCATCCAATTGCTGGTACTGTCAAACGTGGGGCTACTACTGAAGAGGATGATGCTTTAGCGGACCAATTACGTGGCTCGTTAAAAGACCGTGCAGAACATGTTATGCTGGTAGATTTAGCAAGAAACGATATTAACAGAATTTGTGACCCATTAACAACAAGTGTCGATAAACTGTTAactattcaaaaattttctcatGTCCAACATCTGGTTTCTCAAGTCAGCGGTGTTCTCCGCCCAGAAAAGACAAGATTTGATGCATTCAGATCGATTTTCCCTGCAGGTACTGTCAGTGGTGCTCCAAAGGTTAGAGCCATGGAATTGATTGCCGAACTAGAAGGAGAAAGGCGTGGGGTTTATGCAGGCGCCGTAGGTCATTGGTCATACGACGGTAAAACAATGGACAATTGTATCGCTTTAAGGACTATGGTCTATAAAGATGGCATTGCTTACTTGCAAGCTGGCGGTGGTATTGTTTACGATTCAGATGAGTACGATGAATATGTCGAAACCATGAATAAAATGATGGCCAATCACAGTACTATTGTGCAAGCAGAAGAATTGTGGGCCGATATCGTAGGATCAGCTTAA
- the AIM10 gene encoding putative proline--tRNA ligase AIM10 (Protein with similarity to tRNA synthetases; non-tagged protein is detected in purified mitochondria; null mutant is viable and displays elevated frequency of mitochondrial genome loss), with product MLKYRTLSRSCHIFHPKSLSNNTLKSETTQELLQTVGFVRRSQVGLFQWLPLGLRSLNKVSNAIRNRMDSDGGAIEVSLSAISSKALWQATDRWNNSELFKLKDSKGKQYCLTATCEEDITDLMKNYIASYKDMPITIYQMTRKYRDEIRPRGGILRGREFLMKDAYSFASNEEDAFASFQKLDDTYNKIFKDLKIPFVSAWADSGDIGGEFSKEFHLIHESGEDTLMSCKHCGDISTLDMSQSYPEKDGQYSGDVDCKYALTKDHSTLICFYYPKDRQLNWNLALNAMDKDIDLTLRNKPNDHVLQVYEKDNEDIMFSKILRVMDCRLNSKSNFPDFPLKKYLKNNFGQISDVSIVDAQENEICGKCEEGRLEPLKSIEVGHIFLLGNKYSKPLNVKFVDKENKNETFVHMGCYGIGVSRLVGAIAELGRDSNGFRWPAIMAPYKVSICTGPNNPENSQRLQDVKSELLNDPTMQNLQNDILDQFNEKLGIGARIKLSHAMGIPLCVIVGSKSWPNVEIEVRGIRWGEKDLWRKQFEKRCSELQWKCTKNEHGIEKHTVPIQHLAEVIGVLLKDM from the coding sequence ATGTTGAAATATCGTACATTGTCTCGATCATGTCATATTTTTCACCCAAAATCTCTTTCAAACAATACCCTGAAATCTGAAACTACTCAGGAACTACTTCAAACTGTGGGATTCGTAAGACGCTCGCAGGTTGGGTTGTTCCAATGGCTGCCACTTGGACTCAGATCACTTAATAAAGTATCAAATGCTATACGGAACCGAATGGATAGCGATGGTGGAGCCATAGAAGTTTCATTAAGTGCTATCTCGTCAAAAGCATTATGGCAAGCGACGGATCGCTGGAACAACAGTGAATTATTTAAATTGAAGGATTCTAAAGGGAAGCAGTACTGCTTGACAGCAACATGTGAGGAGGACATTACAgatttaatgaaaaattacattGCTAGTTATAAAGATATGCCTATCACAATATACCAAATGACAAGAAAATATAGGGACGAAATCAGACCCAGGGGTGGTATCTTACGTGGACGAGAATTTTTAATGAAGGATGCGTATTCGTTTGCTAGTAATGAAGAGGATGCGTTTGCcagttttcaaaagctaGATGATACTTACAATAAGATATTCAAAGATCTGAAAATCCCCTTTGTTAGTGCGTGGGCAGATAGCGGTGACATTGGCGGTGAGTTTAGCAAAGAATTTCACCTGATTCATGAATCCGGTGAGGATACCTTGATGAGTTGCAAACATTGCGGCGATATATCAACTTTGGATATGTCCCAGTCATATCCTGAAAAAGATGGTCAATATTCAGGTGATGTCGATTGTAAGTATGCTTTGACTAAGGATCACTCAACATTGATATGTTTCTACTATCCAAAGGATAGACAATTGAATTGGAATTTAGCATTAAATGCTATGGATAAAGACATCGATTTGACGTTGAGGAACAAACCAAATGATCACGTCTTACAAGTCTACGAAAAAGATAACGAAGATATTATGTTCAGTAAAATATTAAGAGTTATGGACTGTAGATTGAATTCAAAATCCAACTTTCCTGATTTTCCACTAAAGAAATACctgaaaaataattttggtCAAATCAGTGACGTTTCTATAGTGGATGCACAGGAAAACGAAATCTGTGGCAAATGTGAGGAAGGAAGGTTAGAACCTCTCAAAAGTATTGAGGTAGGCCACATATTTTTGCTGGGTAATAAATACTCGAAGCCGTTAAATGTCAAGTTTGTcgacaaagaaaacaaaaacgagACATTTGTCCATATGGGTTGCTACGGCATTGGAGTAAGCAGGCTAGTTGGAGCAATTGCTGAACTAGGGCGTGATTCCAATGGATTTAGATGGCCCGCTATAATGGCTCCATACAAAGTATCGATTTGTACTGGACCAAATAATCCTGAAAACTCACAGAGGTTACAGGATGTTAAATCAGAGCTGCTGAATGATCCTACCATGCAAAATTTACAGAATGACATCCTTGACCAGTTTAATGAAAAACTGGGTATAGGTGCTAGAATAAAATTATCGCATGCCATGGGTATACCATTATGTGTTATCGTGGGCTCAAAAAGTTGGCCCAATGTGGAAATTGAAGTTCGTGGCATAAGATGGGGAGAAAAGGACCTGTGGAGAAAGcagtttgaaaaaagatgtAGCGAACTGCAATGGAAGTGTACCAAAAATGAACATGGAATTGAGAAACATACTGTTCCAATCCAGCATTTAGCGGAAGTCATTGGCGTATTGCTAAAGGATATGTAG
- the MET6 gene encoding 5-methyltetrahydropteroyltriglutamate-homocysteine S-methyltransferase (Cobalamin-independent methionine synthase; involved in methionine biosynthesis and regeneration; requires a minimum of two glutamates on the methyltetrahydrofolate substrate, similar to bacterial metE homologs) — MVQSAVLGFPRIGPNRELKKATEGYWNGKITVDELFKVGKDLRTQNWKLQKEAGVDIIPSNDFSFYDQVLDLSLLFNVIPDRYTKYDLSPIDTLFAMGRGLQRKATETEKAVDVTALEMVKWFDSNYHYVRPTFSKTTQFKLNGQKPVDEFLEAKELGIHTRPVLLGPVSYLFLGKADKDSLDLEPLSLLEQLLPLYTEILSKLASAGATEVQIDEPVLVLDLPANAQAAIKKAYTYFGEQSNLPKITLATYFGTVVPNLDAIKGLPVAALHVDFVRAPEQFDEVVAAIGNKQTLSVGIVDGRNIWKNDFKKSSAIVNKAIEKLGADRVVVATSSSLLHTPVDLNNETKLDAEIKGFFSFATQKLDEVVVITKNVSGQDVAAALEANAKSVESRGKSKFIHDAAVKARVASIDEKMSTRAAPFEQRLPEQQKVFNLPLFPTTTIGSFPQTKDIRINRNKFNKGTISAEEYEKFINSEIEKVIRFQEEIGLDVLVHGEPERNDMVQYFGEQINGYAFTVNGWVQSYGSRYVRPPIIVGDLSRPKAMSVKESVYAQSITSKPVKGMLTGPITCLRWSFPRDDVDQKTQAMQLALALRDEVNDLEAAGIKVIQVDEPALREGLPLREGTERSAYYTWAAEAFRVATSGVANKTQIHSHFCYSDLDPNHIKALDADVVSIEFSKKDDANYIAEFKNYPNHIGLGLFDIHSPRIPSKDEFIAKISTILKSYPAEKFWVNPDCGLKTRGWEETRLSLTHMVEAAKYFREQYKN, encoded by the coding sequence ATGGTTCAATCTGCTGTCTTAGGGTTCCCAAGAATCGGTCCAAACAGAGAATTAAAGAAGGCCACTGAAGGTTACTGGAACGGTAAAATCACTGTCGATGAATTATTCAAGGTCGGTAAGGATTTGAGAACTCAAAACTGGAAGTTGCAAAAGGAGGCTGGTGTTGATATCATCCCATCCAATGACTTCTCCTTTTACGACCAAGTTTTGGATTTGTCTTTGTTGTTCAATGTCATTCCAGACCGTTACACTAAGTACGATCTATCTCCAATCGACACTTTGTTTGCTATGGGTAGAGGTTTACAAAGAAAGGCCACTGAAACTGAAAAGGCTGTCGACGTCACTGCTTTGGAAATGGTTAAATGGTTCGACTCTAACTACCATTACGTTAGACCAACTTTCTCCAAGACCACTCAATTTAAGTTGAACGGCCAAAAGCCAGTTGACGAATTTTTGGAAGCCAAGGAGTTAGGTATTCATACTAGACCTGTCTTGTTGGGTCCAGTTTCTTACTTATTCTTGGGTAAGGCTGACAAGGATTCTCTAGATTTGGAACCATTGTCCCTATTGGAACAATTGTTGCCTCTATACACTGAAATCCTATCTAAATTGGCTTCTGCTGGTGCCACTGAAGTTCAAATTGACGAACCTGTCTTAGTTTTGGACTTGCCTGCCAACGCCCAAGCCGCCATTAAGAAGGCTTACACTTACTTCGGTGAACAAAGCAATCTACCAAAGATTACTTTGGCTACTTACTTCGGTACCGTTGTCCCTAACTTAGACGCCATCAAGGGCTTGCCAGTTGCTGCCTTACACGTTGACTTTGTTAGAGCTCCAGAACAATTTGATGAAGTCGTTGCCGCCATTGGTAACAAACAAACCTTGTCCGTTGGTATTGTTGATGGTAGAAACATTTGGAAGAATGATTTCAAGAAGTCTTCCGCTATCGTTAACAAGGCTATTGAAAAGTTGGGTGCTGACAGAGTCGTTGTTGccacttcttcttctctatTGCACACACCAGTTGATTTGAACAACGAAACCAAGTTGGACGCTGAAATCAAGGgctttttctctttcgCCACTCAAAAATTGGATGAAGTTGTTGTGATCACCAAGAACGTTTCCGGTCAAGACGTTGCTGCTGCCCTAGAAGCTAACGCTAAATCTGTTGAATCCAGAGGTAAATCCAAGTTTATCCACGATGCTGCCGTTAAGGCCAGAGTTGCCTCTATCGACGAAAAAATGTCTACTAGAGCAGCTCCATTTGAACAAAGATTGCCTGAACAACAAAAAGTCTTCAACTTGCCATTGTTCCCAACAACAACTATTGGTTCCTTCCCTCAAACCAAGGACATCAGAATTAACAGAAACAAATTCAACAAGGGCACCATCTCTGCtgaagaatatgaaaaattcatcaattctgaaattgaaaaggtCATCAGATtccaagaagaaattggtTTGGATGTCTTAGTCCACGGTGAACCAGAAAGAAACGATATGGTTCAATACTTCGGTGAACAAATCAACGGTTATGCTTTCACTGTTAACGGTTGGGTTCAATCTTACGGTTCCAGATATGTCAGACCACCAATTATTGTTGGTGACTTGTCCAGACCAAAGGCTATGTCCGTCAAGGAATCTGTTTACGCTCAATCCATCACTTCTAAGCCAGTAAAGGGTATGTTGACTGGTCCAATTACCTGTTTGAGATGGTCTTTCCCAAGAGACGATGTCGACCAAAAAACTCAAGCTATGCAATTAGCTTTGGCTTTGAGAGATGAAGTCAATGATTTGGAAGCTGCCGGTATCAAGGTTATCCAAGTTGATGAACCAGCTTTAAGAGAAGGTTTACCATTGAGAGAAGGTACTGAGAGATCTGCTTACTACACCTGGGCTGCCGAAGCTTTCAGAGTTGCTACTTCTGGTGTTGCTAACAAGACTCAAATACACTCTCATTTCTGTTACTCTGACTTGGATCCAAACCATATCAAGGCTTTGGATGCTGATGTTGTTTCCATCGAATTCTCTAAGAAGGACGATGCTAACTACATTGctgaattcaaaaactatCCAAACCACATTGGTCTAGGTTTATTCGATATTCATTCTCCAAGAATTCCATCAAAGGATGAATTTATCGCCAAGATTTCAACCATCTTGAAGAGCTACCCAGCTGAAAAGTTCTGGGTTAACCCAGATTGTGGTTTGAAGACTAGAGGCTGGGAAGAAACTAGATTGTCTTTGACTCATATGGTCGAAGCCGCCAAGTACTTCCGTGAACAATACAAGAATTAA
- the IES5 gene encoding Ies5p (Non-essential INO80 chromatin remodeling complex subunit; deletion affects telomere maintenance via recombination), translated as MPSKDPESVIDKEIRKISARNDELIKQDGTLKREYTTLLRKVSSVITVLNSIDDADTGSAETELPRLISQATVEKVPELKWYNDQISLITEKLEDDEDIEVPEELMDAYTLYKETPLLYNDTHTP; from the coding sequence atgccTAGTAAAGATCCAGAGAGCGTTATAGACAAAGAAATACGGAAGATATCAGCAAGAAATGATGAGCTTATCAAACAGGATGGGACTCTAAAAAGGGAATACACTACATTATTGAGAAAAGTATCGAGCGTGATAACGGTACTGAACAGTATTGATGATGCAGATACTGGTTCTGCTGAAACGGAACTCCCACGCTTAATATCTCAAGCAACAGTAGAGAAAGTACCCGAATTGAAGTGGTACAATGATCAGATATCACTGATTACAGAAAAGTTGGAGgacgatgaagatattgagGTTCCCGAGGAGCTAATGGATGCTTATACTCTGTACAAGGAAACCCCATTATTATATAATGATACGCACACACCATAA
- the DOT6 gene encoding Dot6p (Protein involved in rRNA and ribosome biogenesis; activated in stochastic pulses of nuclear localization; binds polymerase A and C motif; subunit of the RPD3L histone deacetylase complex; has chromatin specific SANT domain; involved in telomeric gene silencing and filamentation; relative distribution to the nucleus increases upon DNA replication stress) gives MSISTSLNSASIHLSSMDTHPQLHSLTRQPHSSSTAMSKNEAQESSPSLPASSSSSTSASASASSKNSSKNPSSWDPQDDLLLRHLKEVKKMGWKDISQYFPNRTPNACQFRWRRLKSGNLKSNKTALIDINTYTGPLKITHGDETANAQQKPSKKVEENVLTEDTAEFTTTSSIPIPSRKTSLPSFHASMSFSQSPSNVTPTTIVSNAASSMPFAPPTLPAALPHHPHQHLHHHPHHKTLKPRSNSHSFTNSLNQDPIVRSNDEEKYGFIPKVFVRSRRSSFAYPQQVAITTTPSSPNSSHVLLSSKSRRGSLANWSRRSSFNVSSNNTSRRSSMILAPNSVSNIFNVNNSGSNTASTSNTNSRRESVIKKEFQQRLNNLSNSGGPTSNNGPIFPNSYTFMDLPHSSSVSSSSTLHKSKRGSFSGHSMKSSCNPTNLWSKDEDALLMENKKRNLSVMELSILLPQRTEVEIQWRLNALSSDADMLSPTHSPQKTLSKKTCPRMFKSGSTTDDDKGSDKEDVMGDGSNDDDEDNVDPLHRAKQSSNKTVFSSSSSNISSKDVSPDPIFSPDPADDSSNTSDAGSRCTITSDTSSSAATMNRTPNSKNPQDIALLNNFRSEAITPRPKPSSTTTSITTETTNNMINHSSSTTTTTNNSPLPSINTIFKDML, from the coding sequence ATGTCCATTTCAACCAGTTTGAACTCAGCTTCCATTCATTTGAGCAGCATGGACACCCATCCTCAGCTACACTCACTCACTCGTCAGCCACACTCGTCGTCAACAGCTATGTCCAAGAACGAAGCCCAGGAATCTTCGCCCTCTCTGCcagcttcctcttcatcgtcGACTTCGGCATCGGCATCTGCGTCTTCCAAGAATTCGAGCAAGAACCCTTCCTCTTGGGACCCTCAAGATGATCTGCTGCTACGTCATTTAAAGGAGGTCAAGAAAATGGGCTGGAAGGATATTTCGCAATACTTCCCAAACAGGACTCCTAACGCGTGTCAGTTCAGATGGAGAAGGTTGAAGTCTGGTAACTTGAAGTCGAACAAGACTGCTTTGATCGACATCAACACCTATACGGGCCCACTCAAGATCACCCACGGCGATGAGACTGCCAACGCTCAGCAAAAGCCCAGCAAGAAGGTAGAAGAAAACGTATTAACGGAAGATACTGCTGAGTTCACTACAACGTCATCCATCCCGATTCCCTCCAGAAAGACCTCGTTGCCTTCGTTTCACGCATCGATGTCATTTTCTCAATCTCCGTCCAATGTGACTCCCACTACGATTGTCTCAAACGCTGCTTCTTCCATGCCGTTCGCTCCTCCCACGCTGCCGGCCGCACTCCctcatcatcctcatcaaCACCTACACCACCATCCCCATCATAAGACTCTAAAGCCAAGGTCAAACTCTCACTCCTTCACCAATTCTTTGAACCAAGACCCCATCGTTCGGTCTAATGATGAGGAGAAGTATGGATTCATTCCTAAAGTATTCGTTAGATCCAGAAGAAGTTCGTTTGCCTATCCACAACAGGTAGCAATAACCACTACTCCGTCTTCTCCAAACTCTTCGCATGTCTTACTAAGCTCAAAGTCAAGAAGGGGCTCGCTTGCGAATTGGTCCAGAAGATCATCGTTTAATGTTTCAAGTAACAACACTTCAAGACGGTCTTCAATGATTCTTGCACCAAATTCCGTGTCAAACATATTCAATGTCAACAATAGCGGCAGTAACACTGCTTCTACTTCTAATACCAACTCAAGAAGGGAATCTGTCATCAAGAAGGAATTTCAGCAAAGATTAAACAACTTAAGTAACAGTGGAGGTCCTACCTCCAACAACGGGCCCATTTTCCCCAACTCTTATACCTTTATGGATCTCCCACATTCTTCATCGGTGTCATCGTCATCCACTTTGCATAAGTCTAAACGAGGTTCGTTTTCTGGCCATTCTATGAAGTCATCGTGTAATCCGACTAATCTATGGTCAAAAGATGAAGACGCTTTGCTaatggaaaacaaaaagagaaacCTATCCGTTATGGAACTATCCATTCTTTTGCCGCAGAGAACTGAGGTGGAAATTCAATGGAGATTAAACGCCTTGTCAAGTGATGCGGATATGTTGTCTCCTACACATTCACCTCAAAAAACTCTGTCCAAGAAAACTTGTCCAAGAATGTTCAAAAGTGGTTCTACcactgatgatgacaaaGGTAGCGACAAAGAGGACGTTATGGGTGATGGTAGTaacgatgatgacgaagatAATGTAGACCCGCTGCACCGTGCTAAACAATCCAGTAACAAGACTGTCTTTTCATCCAGCAGTTCCAACATATCCTCCAAAGACGTTTCACCGGATCCGATCTTTTCACCGGATCCCGCAGATGATTCATCGAATACTTCTGATGCTGGTTCTAGGTGCACCATAACCTCCGATACCAGCTCCTCGGCTGCAACCATGAATCGCACCCCTAATTCCAAAAACCCGCAAGATATTGCTTTGTTAAACAACTTTCGTTCTGAAGCCATTACTCCGAGACCGAAGCCTTCTTCCACAACTACATCCATCACTACCGAAACCACCAATAACATGATAAACCACTCTAGTTCTACAACTACTACCACAAACAACAGTCCGCTGCCAAGCATAAACACTATCTTCAAGGATATGCTGTGA